Genomic DNA from Gimesia aquarii:
AAAGCCGTAATGGAACTTACGTTAATGATGTCGCAATTCAAAAAGAAACACCTCTTCAGCCAGGTGCCTTGCTTCGCGTAGGCCCAATGGTATTTGAGTTAGTAGGGGCGAAAAAAGCTGTCAAAAAGCCAAGCAATTATACCCCTGATCCAGCGGATCCACCGCTCTCAGATGACGATATTTCAAGCTGGCTCTCGGAGGATACAAACAATTCAGCCGCTTCACCAGGTGACACGACGATTATCCCTACGACAAATTTCCCCCCCACGGATTCTGATTCAAATACACCCAAACCTAAACCCAAGGAGAAAAAAGAATTCCACTCTGTAGCTGAGGAAGCGGCAGACATCATCAAAAAACATTGGGAACGCATGGCACAAAAGAGGGAAAATGAGTAACACTTCTCATCGCAATCAAGTCTTTATATAATATGGATTTAAATTAATTTTCCATCAGTGTGACTACTGAATTTCCCACCAGTTTTATTGAAACGACAGAGCAGTGCGTATTATAGCAGGTAAATATCGTCGGCGTAAATTACATACCAACCCAGGCCAGACAACACGCCCGATTACCGACTTTGTAAAAGAAGTGCTCTTTGAATGGTTAGGAGAGACCGTCAAAGAAAAGCGTGTTGCTGACATTTACGCGGGAACGGGATCACTGGGTCTGGAAGCACTCAGCAGAGGGGCCAGGAGTGTTGTTTTCATCGAACAAGATCGTAAAGCACACGAGCTTCTCAAACGCAATGTTGAAAATATCGGCGCGGAAAAAGAAACTCTCTGCTGGAAGACCAATGCCCAACTTTCCTCCTTCCGACCAAAAAACGTTCCGGATTTTGTCCCTTTCGACATGATCTTCTTCGACCCTCCCTACAAGATGATCGATGATCTCAAACCCGGTTCGCGCTTATATGAATCGCTAGAAAGGCTGGCCAGAGATACTGTCTCTTCTGAAAACTGTATCTTAATACTGAGAACGCCACGCGATGCTGAATTCGAATGTCCCACTCTCTGGGAACAATTCGATTTATTGCAAAAATCGAGTATGGATATTTACTTCATGAAAAAACGAACATCCAGCTAAAAGCAGGAACCGATCGTCCATTCCGGTCAAAAAAAACGAGGTCAGAATCAATGATAGATAAATCTTTTTTCAATACTCGATCTTGGATGATTTGTGTGTTGTCAATCATATATCTGACATTATTCAACGCGATGACATTTTCTGAACAGCAGCCTGTACCCCAGAAATTCAAAACCATTCGGAA
This window encodes:
- a CDS encoding FHA domain-containing protein translates to MPKFIIKTGKHQGKTLKLPERDITIGRELECDIRITDSDVSRRHCQLIVLDEKISVIDLKSRNGTYVNDVAIQKETPLQPGALLRVGPMVFELVGAKKAVKKPSNYTPDPADPPLSDDDISSWLSEDTNNSAASPGDTTIIPTTNFPPTDSDSNTPKPKPKEKKEFHSVAEEAADIIKKHWERMAQKRENE
- the rsmD gene encoding 16S rRNA (guanine(966)-N(2))-methyltransferase RsmD; amino-acid sequence: MRIIAGKYRRRKLHTNPGQTTRPITDFVKEVLFEWLGETVKEKRVADIYAGTGSLGLEALSRGARSVVFIEQDRKAHELLKRNVENIGAEKETLCWKTNAQLSSFRPKNVPDFVPFDMIFFDPPYKMIDDLKPGSRLYESLERLARDTVSSENCILILRTPRDAEFECPTLWEQFDLLQKSSMDIYFMKKRTSS